CGCTGCATCGAGGCTTTCGACGTGCGCTGCGGCGGTCCCGAAGCGCTCGCGCAAAGTCTGTCGGGCGGCAATCTGCAGAAATACATCATGGGACGCGAGATTCTCCAGGCGCCCAAGGTGCTGGTGGTCGCGCAGCCCACGTGGGGCGTCGACGTCGGCGCGGCGGCGTTCATTCGCCAGCAGTTGCTCGATCTGTCCGCGCGCGGCGTGGCGATTCTGGTGATCTCGGAGGAGTTGGAAGAGTTGTTCGACATCTGCGATCGCATCGCGGTGCTCGCGGGCGGCAGACTCTCGCCGGTGCGCGCCACGGGGGCGACGAATGCCGAGGAAATTGGCCGCTGGATGGCGGGCCTGTTTGGCGATCGCGAGGGCGCGGCGCCATCGGCGGAACAGCCGGCGCATGCCTGAACGGAAGTCCGCGCGCCAATACGCGTGACATCGCCCGGCATCAGAACCAGAACCAGAACCAGAACCACATAAATCCCACGCTACCCATGATTCTTCCGTATCGACTCGAAGCACGCACGACGCCCTCGCGCACCATGCAGCTCGCCGTGCCGCTGATCGCCGCGTTGCTCACGCTCGCGATCGGCTTTCTGATCTTCAGCCTCGTCGGCCGCGATCCGCTGCAGGCGATGCACGCGTTTTTCATCGAGCCGCTGTCCAGCGTGAACGGCTGGTCCGAACTGCTGCTGAAGGCGTCGCCGTTGTGCCTGATCGGCCTCGGCCTCGCCATCGGCTATCGCGCCAATGTCTGGAACATCGGCGCCGAAGGGCAAATGCTGCTCGGCGGCATCGCCGCGAGCGGCGTCGCGATCTATTTCGATCAGGCCACCGGCTGGTGGATTCTGCCGACCATGATGATCGCCGGTGTACTCGGCGGCATGGCGTGGGCGGCGATTCCGGCGCTGCTCAAGAGCCGCTTCAACACCAACGAGATTCTCGTCAGCCTCATGCTCACGTATGTGGCGACGCAACTGCTGATCTACCTGGTGAGCGGCCCGTGGCGCGATCCGCAGGGCATGAACTTCCCGCTCTCGGAGATGTTCAGCGGCGACGCGCTCTATCCGACCTTTTCCGGCGACTGGCACTGGAAATGGCTGCGCGGCACGCGTCTGAATGCATCGGTGTTCGTCACGCTGATCGCGATTCCGCTCGTGTGGGTCTTCATGCGCAAGAGCTTCGCGGGCTACCGCATGAACGTGGGCGGACTCGCGCCGCTCGCCGCGCGTTACGCCGGCTTCTCCGACAAGAAAACCATCTGGACTTCGCTGCTCATCAGCGGCGGACTCGCGGGCCTTGCCGGCATGGGCGAGATCGCCGGTCCGATCGGCCAGTTGCAGGCTACGTGG
The nucleotide sequence above comes from Paraburkholderia sp. FT54. Encoded proteins:
- a CDS encoding ABC transporter permease, with the translated sequence MILPYRLEARTTPSRTMQLAVPLIAALLTLAIGFLIFSLVGRDPLQAMHAFFIEPLSSVNGWSELLLKASPLCLIGLGLAIGYRANVWNIGAEGQMLLGGIAASGVAIYFDQATGWWILPTMMIAGVLGGMAWAAIPALLKSRFNTNEILVSLMLTYVATQLLIYLVSGPWRDPQGMNFPLSEMFSGDALYPTFSGDWHWKWLRGTRLNASVFVTLIAIPLVWVFMRKSFAGYRMNVGGLAPLAARYAGFSDKKTIWTSLLISGGLAGLAGMGEIAGPIGQLQATWSPGYGFTAIIVVFVGRLHPLGIVLASLLMALLYLGGEAVQTSMQLPQALSGVFQGLLLFCLLGADLFVNYRVRRRTLAAQAH